Below is a genomic region from Neorhizobium galegae.
TCGCGCCATGACGATCGCTGCCAGTTACCTCCCCATTGCGGCAGAGGGGGAGCGAGACCCGTCACATTATGTGCCGGAGCTTTCGCGGCGAGCGCGTGGTTTTGCAACCTGGGCAATGATGAAGCATCTCGGCCGAAACGGCATTGCCGGTCTCGTGGAAGGCTGCTGCTCCTCCGCGCGGATCATTGCCGAGCATCTGTCACGCGAGCCAGGCGTCGAAATCCTGAACGAGGTTGACCTCAATCAGCTGATCTGTCGCTTCGGCTCGGATCTCCCGACAACCGACGCCGACGACGTCACGAGACGAACCATTACTCGGCTGCAGCGCGAAGGAACGATCTTCGTGACTGGAGCGAGGTGGAGAGGGCTCGACGTTATGCGGATTTCTGTATGCAACTATCAGACTGACGCGAATACGGCGATGCTGGCCGCGAAGGCTGTGTCGGCAGCGTTCCGGAAGGAGCGGTTGGGCAACTAAGCTGCGGCAGGCACCCCGCCTTGGCCCCAGGAGCGCTGGCGAATGGAGACTTTTGCAGTCGGTGGCCGCCGGGCGCGTTGAGCGCCCGGCGAACCGGCTTTACTTCTTGGCGTCAGCCCAGCTCTTCACGAGCTCGTCGTAGTTGATGGTGACGGGCTTTTCCTTCTCGTTGGCGACCTTGAGCTGGGGAGCGAGGTTGCCTTTCGCGACGGCATCCTTGTTCCAGTATGCAAGATCGCGTTCCTCGGCGAGCGCCGGTCCCATGTCACCCTGGACCTTGGCACGCTCCAGGCGCTGCAGGACCTTTTCCTGCTCTGAGCAAAGCGAGTCCATGGCCGCCTGGGCAGTCTTGGCACCCGAGGACGCATCACCGATCGCCTGCCACCACAGCTGTGCAAGCTTCGGATAGTCAGGCACGTTGGTGCCGGTCGGCGACCACTGGACGCGGGCCGGTGAACGATAGAACTCGATCAGGCCGCCGAGTTTCGGCGCGCGGTCCGTGAAGCTCTTGTGCCGGATGGTGCTCTCGCGGATCAAGGTGAGACCGACATGGCTCTTCTTGACGTCCACCGTCTTCGAGGTGACGAACTGGGCATAGAGCCAGGCCGCCTTGGCGCGGTTGGTGGGCGTGGATTTCATCAGCGTCCAGGAGCCGACGTCCTGATAGCCGAGCTTCATGCCGTCCTTCCAGTAGACCCCATGCGGAGACGGAGCGAAACGCCATTTCGGCGTGCCGTCCTGGTTCATGACAGGCAGGCCTGCCTTCACCATGTCGGCGGTGAAAGCCGTGTACATGAACATCTGCTGGGCGATTTCGCCCTGGGCCGGTACCGGCCCGGATTCCGAGAAGGTCATGCCCTGGGCGGCGGCCGGCGCATAGGCCTTCATCCAGTCGAGATATTTCTGGATGGAGTAGACGGCCGCCGGGCCGTTCGTGTCGCCGCCGCGTGCGACGCAGGAGCCGACCGGCTGCGATTTTTCGTTGACCTTGATGCCCCATTCGTCGACCGGCAGGCCGTTCGGAAGGCCCTTGTCGCCGTTGCCGGCCATGGAGAGCCAGGCGTCGGTGAAGCGCCAGCCCAGCGACGGGTCCTTCTTGCCGTAATCCATGTGGCCATAGACCTTCTTGCCGCCCACGTCGCGGCCGGTGAAGAACTCGGCAATATCCTCATAGGCCGACCAGTTGACCGGCACGCCAAGCTCGTAGCCATACTTGGCCTTGAAGTCGGCCTTGTTCTTGGCGTCGTTGAACCAGTCGTAGCGGAACCAGTAGAGGTTGGCGAACTGCTGGTCCGGCAGCTGGTAGAGCTTCTTGTCCGGTGCGGTCGTGAACTTCAGGCCGATGAAGTCCTGGAGGTCGAGGCCGGGGTTCGTCACGTCCTTGCCTTCGCCCGCCATCCAGTCGGTGAGCGAGCGGGCCTGCTGGTAACGCCAATGCGTGCCGATCAGGTCGGAATCGTTGACGTAACCGTCATAGATGTTCTCGCCGGATTGCATCTGGGTCTGCAGCTTTTCAACCACGTCGCCTTCGCCGATCAGGTCATGGCTGACCTTGATGCCGGTGATGGCGGCAAAGGCCGGCGCCAGGACCTTCGATTCGTATTCATGCGTGGTGAT
It encodes:
- a CDS encoding ABC transporter substrate-binding protein, with amino-acid sequence MRRHLMTTTAAVLLALTGSAYAGMDEAKQFLDKEVGELSTLSRAEQEKEMQWFIDAAKPLAGLDIKVVSETITTHEYESKVLAPAFAAITGIKVSHDLIGEGDVVEKLQTQMQSGENIYDGYVNDSDLIGTHWRYQQARSLTDWMAGEGKDVTNPGLDLQDFIGLKFTTAPDKKLYQLPDQQFANLYWFRYDWFNDAKNKADFKAKYGYELGVPVNWSAYEDIAEFFTGRDVGGKKVYGHMDYGKKDPSLGWRFTDAWLSMAGNGDKGLPNGLPVDEWGIKVNEKSQPVGSCVARGGDTNGPAAVYSIQKYLDWMKAYAPAAAQGMTFSESGPVPAQGEIAQQMFMYTAFTADMVKAGLPVMNQDGTPKWRFAPSPHGVYWKDGMKLGYQDVGSWTLMKSTPTNRAKAAWLYAQFVTSKTVDVKKSHVGLTLIRESTIRHKSFTDRAPKLGGLIEFYRSPARVQWSPTGTNVPDYPKLAQLWWQAIGDASSGAKTAQAAMDSLCSEQEKVLQRLERAKVQGDMGPALAEERDLAYWNKDAVAKGNLAPQLKVANEKEKPVTINYDELVKSWADAKK